The following proteins are co-located in the Xyrauchen texanus isolate HMW12.3.18 chromosome 41, RBS_HiC_50CHRs, whole genome shotgun sequence genome:
- the slc35b3 gene encoding adenosine 3'-phospho 5'-phosphosulfate transporter 2, with product MSSTFGLVNYSSRKHISITVPSSTEVMSPHIKSVEELRVLGFNLSSFNTPTQFFICVAGVFLFYLIYGYLQELIFSVEGFKPFGWYLTLVQFGFYSLFGLVELQLTQDKRRRIPCKTYMIIAFLTVGTMGLSNTSLGYLNYPTQVIFKCCKLIPVMIGGVFIQGKRYNVADVSAAFCMSLGLIWFTLSDSKIAPNFNVTGVILISMALCADAAIGNVQEKAMKIHNGSNSEMVLYSYSIGFVYILLGLLCVGGLGPAVSFCSQHPVTTYGYAFFFSLTGYFGISFVLALIKLFGALVAVTVTTGRKAMTIVLSFLFFSKPFTFQYVWGGLLVLFGIFLNVYSKNRDKMKLPSLAELKKRVLRGRKVRLLSQNV from the exons ATGAGTAGTACATTTGGACTGGTGAACTACAGCTCCAGGAAGCACATCTCTATAACTGTGCCGTCATCTACAGAGGTGATGTCACCTCATATCAAATCAGTGGAAGAGTTGAGAGTGCTGGGCTTCAACCTCAGCAGCTTCAACACACCAACACAGTTCTTCATTTGTGTGGCTGGAGTCTTCCTCTTTTACCTCATCTACGGCTACCTGCAG GAGCTGATATTCTCAGTGGAGGGGTTTAAACCATTTGGCTGGTATCTGACTTTAGTGCAGTTTGGATTTTACTCTTTATTTGGTCTAGTGGAGTTACAGCTCACTCAGGATAAGAGGAGGAG GATACCATGCAAAACATACATGATCATCGCATTTTTAACAGTTGGGACCATGGGCCTGTCCAACACTTCACTCGGCTACTTGAACTATCCTACACAAGTCATCTTTAAGTGCTGCAAACTCATTCCTGTTATGATTGGAGGAGTCTTCATACAAG GAAAGCGCTATAACGTTGCAGATGTGTCTGCTGCTTTCTGCATGAGTCTGGGGCTAATCTGGTTCACACTGTCAGACAGTAAGATTGCACCTAACTTCAACGTAACAG GAGTCATCCTCATATCTATGGCTCTCTGTGCAGACGCTGCCATTGGGAATGTGCAGGAGAAAGCCATGAAAATCCATAATGGATCCAACTCAGAGATG GTATTATACTCTTATTCCATTGGCTTTGTTTATATTCTGTTGGGTCTGCTGTGTGTGGGGGGGCTTGGACCTGCTGTCTCATTCTGCTCTCAG CATCCAGTGACGACCTATGGTTACGCATTCTTCTTTTCCCTGACGGGATATTTTGGCATTTCATTTGTACTAGCATTAATAAAGTTGTTTGGTGCACTGGTCGCTGTCACAG TGACTAcaggaaggaaagccatgaccatTGTACTgtcatttctgttcttttcaaagcCTTTCACTTTTCA GTATGTTTGGGGAGGTCTGCTGGTGCTGTTTGGCATCTTCCTGAATGTCTACAGTAAAAACAGAGACAAAATGAAGCTCCCTTCATTAGCGGAGCTCAAAAAACGAGTGCTCAGAGGCAGGAAGGTCCGTCTTCTGTCTCAGAACGTGTAG